Proteins encoded in a region of the Zea mays cultivar B73 chromosome 4, Zm-B73-REFERENCE-NAM-5.0, whole genome shotgun sequence genome:
- the LOC103655803 gene encoding cation-chloride cotransporter 1, translated as MKHNTNKSIDQRTQMASSNGHVIPNVSQNDSKLELFGFDSLVNILGLKSMAGEQPQAPSSPTDSDDVEITIGCPKETEPKLGTLMGVFVPCLQNILGIIYYIRFTWIVGMGGIWQSLVLVAFCGACTFLTGLSLSAIATNGAMKGGGPYYLIGRALGPEVGISIGLCFFLGNAVAGAMYVLGAVETFLDAIPSAGFFQETITVVNNTLVNGTTKSGATTISTPSLHDLQIYGVIVTILLCFIVFGGVKIINKVAPAFLVPVLFSILCIYIGVSIAPEPGASKGITGLSIVTLAENWGSEYQPTNDAGVPDPNGSIYWDFNALLGLFFPAVTGIMAGSNRSASLRDTQSSIPVGTLSATLSTTVMYLLSVFIFGALATREELLTDRLLAAAIAWPGPAMIYIGIILSTLGAALQSMTGAPRLLAAIANDDILPILNCFKAYEGSEPHVATLFTSFICVACVVIGNLDLITPTITMFFLLCYAGVNLSCFLLDLLDAPSWRPRWKIHHWLLSLVGATQCIVIMFMISWTFTVVSLALASLIYYYVSLKGKAGDWGDGFKSAYFQLALRSLRSLGANSVHPKNWYPIPLIFCRPWGKLPENVPCHPKLADFANCMKKKGRGMSIFVSIIDGDYHESVEEANAAYRQLSAYIDYKQCEGVAEIIVARSISDGFRSIVQIMGLGNLKPNIVVMRYPEIWRRENLAQIPSSFTSIINDCIIANKAIVIVKGLDEWPNEFQRLYGTIDLYWIVRDGGLMLLLSQLLLARDGFESCKIQVFCIAEEGTEAEELKADVKKFLYDLRMRAEVIVVTMKSMEAHSEISPNAKKDPQEEYASAQDRIRAYLSQMKEDAQREGRPLMEDGRQVVVNEEKVEKFLYTMLKLNTTIVKYSMMAAVVLVSLPPPPLNHPAYCYMEYMDLLVVNVPRMLIVRGYRRDVVTLFT; from the exons TCAACATTTTGGGACTCAAGAG TATGGCAGGAGAACAGCCTCAAGCACCATCCAGTCCAACGGATAGCGATGATGTGGAGATAACCATTGGATGCCCTAAG GAAACTGAGCCTAAACTTGGCACCTTGATGGGTGTATTTGTTCCATGTTTGCAGAACATCTTGGGAATAATATATTATATCCGTTTTACTTG GATTGTGGGCATGGGAGGCATATGGCAGTCACTTGTATTGGTCGCATTTTGTGGTGCATGCACATTTTTAACTGGATTATCATTAAGTGCAATTGCAACGAATGGAGCAATGAAG GGTGGTGGCCCTTACTATCTAATTGGTCGTGCACTTGGTCCAGAAGTTGGGATTAGTATTGGATTGTGCTTCTTCCTTGGAAATGCAGTTGCTGGAGCTAT GTATGTGTTGGGAGCTGTAGAAACATTTCTAGATGCTATTCCGTCAGCTGGATTTTTCCAAG AGACTATAACGGTGGTCAACAACACATTAGTAAATGGTACAACAAAAAGTGGCGCAACAACTATATCAACACCAAGTCTGCATGACCTCCAGATCTACGGTGTGATCGTGACCATATTACTCTGTTTTATTGTATTCGGAGGCGTCAAGATCATCAACAAGGTTGCACCTGCTTTCTTGGTCCCAGTCCTCTTCTCAATACTATGCATTTACATTGGCGTCTCCATTGcgccagagcctggtgcttcaa AGGGAATCACTGGGTTGAGCATCGTCACACTTGCGGAGAACTGGGGTTCAGAGTACCAACCTACAAACGATGCTGGTGTTCCTGATCCAAATGGATCGATATACTGGGATTTCAA TGCATTGCTAGGACTCTTTTTCCCGGCAGTCACCGGAATCATGGCTGGTTCAAACCGGTCTGCATCACTAAGAGACACACAGAGTTCCATACCAGTTGGAACGTTAAGTGCTACCCTTTCGACTACTGTGATGTACCTGCTATCTGTGTTTATTTTTGGAGCCTTGGCTACAAGAGAAGAGCTTCTAACTGACAG GCTTCTCGCTGCAGCGATCGCGTGGCCTGGTCCAGCAATGATCTACATTGGAATCATTCTGTCCACCTTGGGCGCAGCGCTACAGAGCATGACAGGGGCTCCGAGGTTACTCGCGGCGATAGCGAACGACGACATCCTCCCCATCCTCAACTGTTTCAAGGCCTACGAAGGGTCTGAGCCTCATGTGGCGACTCTGTTCACGAGCTTCATATGCGTTGCCTGTGTCGTGATCGGGAACCTGGATCTGATCACGCCCACCATCACCATGTTCTTCCTTCTGTGCTATGCTGGTGTTAACTTGTCGTGCTTTCTTCTGGATCTCCTGGACGCTCCTAGCTGGCGCCCTCGCTGGAAGATACACCACTGGCTCCTCTCGCTGGTCGGTGCAACTCAATGTATCG TTATCATGTTTATGATCTCATGGACATTTACCGTGGTGTCCCTCGCCCTCGCAAGCCTAATCTACTACTACGTGAGCTTAAAAGGAAAGGCTGGGGACTGGGGAGATGGATTCAAAAGCGCATACTTTCAGCTGGCTCTGCGAAGCCTCAGATCGCTGGGAG CAAACAGCGTACATCCAAAGAACTGGTACCCGATTCCTCTCATATTCTGCCGCCCTTGGGGCAAGCTTCCAGAGAACGTCCCGTGCCATCCGAAGCTCGCGGACTTCGCCAACTGCATGAAGAAGAAGGGCCGCGGCATGTCCATCTTCGTCTCGATCATCGACGGCGACTACCACGAATCGGTCGAGGAAGCCAACGCGGCGTACCGCCAGCTCAGCGCCTACATCGACTACAAGCAGTGCGAGGGCGTCGCGGAGATCATCGTGGCTCGCTCCATATCCGACGGTTTCCGCAGCATCGTCCAGATCATGGGGCTCGGCAACCTCAAGCCGAACATCGTCGTCATGCGGTACCCGGAGATATGGCGGCGCGAGAACCTGGCGCAGATTCCGTCGTCGTTCACCAGCATCATAAACGACTGCATCATCGCGAACAAGGCCATCGTCATCGTGAAAGGGCTGGACGAGTGGCCGAACGAGTTCCAGAGGCTGTACGGGACCATTGACCTGTACTGGATCGTGAGGGACGGGGGCCTGATGCTTCTGCTGTCTCAGCTCCTGCTCGCCAGAGACGGCTTCGAGAGCTGCAAGATCCAGGTGTTCTGCATCGCGGAAGAGGGCACGGAAGCCGAGGAGCTGAAGGCTGACGTCAAGAAGTTCCTGTATGATCTGAGGATGCGAGCTGAGGTCATCGTTGTGACCATGAAGTCGATGGAAGCGCACTCTGAGATCAGCCCTAACGCTAAGAAGGATCCCCAGGAAGAGTACGCGAGCGCCCAGGATAGAATCAGAGCGTACCTGTCGCAGATGAAGGAGGATGCGCAGAGGGAAGGTCGGCCATTGATGGAGGACGGCAGGCAGGTCGTGGTTAACGAAGAGAAGGTCGAGAAGTTCCTCTACACGATGCTGAAGCTGAATACAACCATCGTCAAGTACTCCATGATGGCAGCCGTGGTGCTGGTGAGcctcccgccgccgccgctgaaCCACCCGGCCTACTGCTACATGGAATACATGGATCTGCTCGTCGTCAACGTCCCACGGATGCTGATAGTTAGGGGATATAGAAGAGACGTTGTCACACTTTTCACGTGA